One Candidatus Latescibacterota bacterium DNA window includes the following coding sequences:
- a CDS encoding tetratricopeptide repeat protein, producing MIWTRSAVFLILTCAIALTVSCAGQKSAGVQISISDSITHRIKAGENWESVAMDYYGDSGRAADVAEYNGMDPAIAPEPGTGIRVPLTSEDRRKFDRLVEAATFYNTGLELASQAKYSEAASNFEKAVEKDRGFTDAIFNLGVTWQKLGMHRKAVDVLSGLDMEGITDPEYLYALGASYFHLRDYDKAEDAFEAAREIDPLHLKSLFSLAVIYEKTGRLDDAAAILRKYIKAAPDGVWKDQAKAKLESL from the coding sequence ATGATTTGGACAAGATCGGCAGTTTTCCTGATCCTGACCTGTGCTATTGCGCTCACGGTATCCTGCGCCGGACAGAAGAGTGCCGGAGTGCAGATCTCCATCAGTGATTCGATCACTCACAGGATAAAGGCGGGAGAGAATTGGGAATCGGTCGCGATGGATTACTATGGCGATTCGGGCAGGGCTGCTGATGTAGCTGAATACAACGGGATGGACCCAGCCATCGCTCCGGAGCCCGGAACAGGTATCCGTGTACCCCTGACATCAGAGGACAGGAGGAAGTTTGATCGGCTGGTCGAAGCGGCGACCTTCTATAATACTGGTCTGGAGCTTGCTTCGCAGGCAAAATATTCTGAAGCTGCATCGAATTTCGAAAAGGCTGTTGAAAAGGATCGTGGATTCACCGATGCGATATTCAACCTCGGTGTGACCTGGCAGAAACTCGGTATGCACAGGAAAGCTGTCGACGTACTGAGTGGTCTTGACATGGAAGGGATAACTGATCCCGAGTACCTCTATGCACTTGGAGCTTCATATTTTCACCTGCGTGATTACGATAAGGCCGAGGATGCATTCGAAGCGGCTCGTGAGATAGATCCGCTGCACCTGAAGTCTCTTTTCTCGCTCGCCGTCATTTACGAGAAGACGGGCCGGTTGGATGATGCCGCGGCCATTCTTCGAAAGTATATCAAGGCTGCACCAGACGGTGTCTGGAAGGATCAGGCAAAAGCGAAGCTGGAGAGCCTGTAG